The DNA window CGGCCGACATCGGCTGGGTCACCGGGCACAGCTACATCGTCTATGGCCCGTTGGCGAACGGCGTGACGAGCGTGATGTACGAGGGCACGCCGGACACCCCGCACCGCGGTCGCTGGTGGGAGCTGATCGCCAAGTACGGCGTGACGATCCTCTACTGCGCGCCGACCGCGATCCGCTCGTTCATGAAGTGGGGCGACGACTTCCCCGCCAAGCACGACCTGTCGTCGCTGCGACTGCTCGGCAGCGTGGGTGAGCCGATCAACCCCGAGGCGTACGTCTGGTACCGCACCCACATCGGCGGCGACCGCACCCCGGTCGTCGACACCTGGTGGCAGACCGAGACCGGCGCGCTGATGATCTCGCCGCTGCCCGGCGTGACCCACGGCAAGCCCGGTGCCGCGATGAAGGCGCTGCCCGGCATCTCGGCGGACGTCGTCGACGACGCCGGCAAGCCCGTACCGGACGGCTCCGGCGGCTACCTCGTGCTGACCCAGCCGTGGCCGTCGATGCTGCGGACACTGTGGGGCGACGACCAGCGGTACGTCGACACGTACTGGTCGCGTTTCCCCGGCAGCTACTTCGCCGGCGACGGCGCGAAGAAGGACGAGGACGGCGACATCTGGCTGCTCGGCCGGGTGGACGACGTGATGAACGTGTCCGGCCACCGACTGTCGACGACCGAGATCGAGTCCGCGCTGGTCTCGCACCCGTCGGTCGCCGAGGCCGCGGTGGTCGGCGCGACGGACGCGACGACCGGCCAGGCCGTGGTGGCGTTCGTCATCCTCCGCGCCGCTTCCGCGGGCGGCGACGCGGACGAGGTCGGCTCCATGCTGCGCGACCACGTGGCGAAGGAGATCGGCCCGATCGCCAAGCCGCGCAAGATCCTCGTGGTCGAGGAGCTGCCGAAGACCCGTTCCGGCAAGATCATGCGCCGCCTGCTCCGCGACGTGGCCGAGGACCGCGAGCTCGGCGACGTGACCACGCTGACCGACTCGACCGTGATGGACCTGATCAAGACCGGCCTCGACTCCGGCAAGTCCGACGAGGACTGAGCACCCGCGGTCCGCCCTCGCCGGGGCTATTGGCGTGGCGAGGGTGGGCCGCGGCCCGTAACGTTCTAGGCATGGCGAAGGTCCTGACGGTCAACCTCGCGCACCCGCGTCCCAATCCGGACAAGGGATTGCTGCTCACCGGCATCGACAAGCGGCCGACCGCCGAGCCGGTCGAGGTGCGCGCACCTGGGCCGAAGCAAGGCGGGCTCGGCAGCGGGCTGGTCGGCGACGTGCTCGGCGACACCGACAACCACGGCGGTGAGTCCCAGGCCGTGTACGCGTACGCCCGCGAGGACCTCGACGACTGGGCCCGCACGCTCGGGCGTGACCTGAGCAACGGCCAGTTCGGCGAGAACCTCACCACCTCGGGCGTCGACGTCACCGGCGCGCTTATCGGCGAGCGCTGGCAGATCGGCGACGAGGTCGTGCTCGAGGTCGCGGTCCCGCGCATCCCGTGCCGGACGTTCGCCGGCTGGCTCGCCGAACACCAGTGGATCAAGACGTTCACCAAGGCCGCCATCCCCGGCGCCTACCTGCGCGTGCAGACGCCCGGCAAGGTCCGCGCCGGCGACCGGCTCACCGTCCTCGACCGGCCTGAGCACGACGTCACGATCGGCCTGGTCTTCCGCGCGCTCACCCTCGAGCCCGAGCTGCTGCCGCAGCTGCTGGTCGCGGACGCACTACCCGAGGAGACCAAGGAGCGCGCCCGCCGGCGTACCGGGTTCCAGCTCGACGACTAGTAACGATCTTTCGTCCGACGGTTGGATCGACCGGTCCGGCCCGGCCCGGTCCCGCCCCGCCCTGGGGCCAATGATCATGTAAACATGATCATTGGCCGCTTTACGTGGGCTGGACGCCAGGTAGAGGGGCCACTGGCCGGGTAAGGCGCCCGCGGCTATTTGCCTGACACGACCCAGTAACTTTCCTACGGTCTGGGCATTGACGCCGGCAACGGGCTTCGAAGAGGATGCGGGAGACAGCAGACGAACGCACGCCCACCCTGGGGGCCCACTCATGCGTCAGTCCCGGCTCGTCTTCACGCTCCTGCTCGTCGGCGTGGTCCTCCTCGCCACGGCCCAGCCGTCGAGCGCGTTCGCCAACGCGTTCTTCCACACCCAGAGCACGGGCAACCGCGGCGCGGACGTGCTCGCGATCCAGCACCTGCTCAACCACCACGGTCAGACCGCCGCCACCGACGGCGTGCTCAACACCGGGACGGATACCGCGGTCCGCGCGTTCCAGTCCGCGAAGGGGCTGAGCGTCGACGGCATCGTCGGACCCGCGACCTGGGGCGCGCTCGTCCCGACGCTCCGCGAGGGCGCGAGCGGTGCCGCCGTCCGCGCGTTGCAAGTCGAGCTGAACGCCAAGCGCCGGCTCAACCTCGCGGTCGACGGCGTGTTCGACGCCGAGGTGACGAGCGCGGTCCGTACGTTCCAGTCGCATGCCGGCATCGGTGTCGACGGGGTCGTCGGGCCGATCACCTGGCGCAACCTGGTCTGGCACTACGACTATCCGGACTTCAGTGCGGGCGCCTGTGATCAGGACCCGGACGGGAACGGTACGGCGAACTGGGCCACCGCGGCGGCGATCGCCCAACTGGAGCAGGGGATCCGCTCGTTCCAGGCGACCGGCCAGGGCCTCGTGCCGTACGGTGACGCCGGCTTCGAGCACGGCGGCGACATCCCCGGCCACGGCAGCCACGAGGTCGGGCTGGACATCGACATCTGGCCGATCCGTACCGACAACGGCCAGTGCACCGCCGGACGGATCACCTGGCAGTCCGCCACGTACGACCGCGCCGCGACCCGCCAACTGATCCAGGCGATCCGCGCGGCCGCACCCGGGCACATCCGGTGGGTCTTCTTCAACGACCCGACGCTGATCTCCGAGGGTCTGTCCACGCACGAGGCCAACCACGACAACCACCTGCACGTCCGGTACTGCGAAAAGGTGCATCCGAGTTCGCTGTACGACTGCTAACGTCCACCGCAT is part of the Tenggerimyces flavus genome and encodes:
- the acs gene encoding acetate--CoA ligase; amino-acid sequence: MSSEALSNLLHEDRRFPPPADLAAAANVTEAEYAEADADRIAFWEKQARRLSWAKEWDQALDWSKAPFAKWFVGGKINAAYNCVDRHVEAGNGEKVAYHWEGEPGDTRTITYAQLKDEVSKAANALVELGVQAGDRVAIYMPMIPETVVAMLACARLGAPHTVVFGGFSATALRDRIQDCDARVVITSDGGYRRGAPAALKPAVDEALLECPDVRSVLVVKRTEQDVAWTEGRDVWWHEAVEKQSTEHAPEFFDAEQPLYVMYTSGTTGKPKGILHTTGGYLTQVAYTHWAVFDIKPDTDIYWTAADIGWVTGHSYIVYGPLANGVTSVMYEGTPDTPHRGRWWELIAKYGVTILYCAPTAIRSFMKWGDDFPAKHDLSSLRLLGSVGEPINPEAYVWYRTHIGGDRTPVVDTWWQTETGALMISPLPGVTHGKPGAAMKALPGISADVVDDAGKPVPDGSGGYLVLTQPWPSMLRTLWGDDQRYVDTYWSRFPGSYFAGDGAKKDEDGDIWLLGRVDDVMNVSGHRLSTTEIESALVSHPSVAEAAVVGATDATTGQAVVAFVILRAASAGGDADEVGSMLRDHVAKEIGPIAKPRKILVVEELPKTRSGKIMRRLLRDVAEDRELGDVTTLTDSTVMDLIKTGLDSGKSDED
- a CDS encoding MOSC domain-containing protein, translating into MAKVLTVNLAHPRPNPDKGLLLTGIDKRPTAEPVEVRAPGPKQGGLGSGLVGDVLGDTDNHGGESQAVYAYAREDLDDWARTLGRDLSNGQFGENLTTSGVDVTGALIGERWQIGDEVVLEVAVPRIPCRTFAGWLAEHQWIKTFTKAAIPGAYLRVQTPGKVRAGDRLTVLDRPEHDVTIGLVFRALTLEPELLPQLLVADALPEETKERARRRTGFQLDD
- a CDS encoding peptidoglycan-binding domain-containing protein gives rise to the protein MRQSRLVFTLLLVGVVLLATAQPSSAFANAFFHTQSTGNRGADVLAIQHLLNHHGQTAATDGVLNTGTDTAVRAFQSAKGLSVDGIVGPATWGALVPTLREGASGAAVRALQVELNAKRRLNLAVDGVFDAEVTSAVRTFQSHAGIGVDGVVGPITWRNLVWHYDYPDFSAGACDQDPDGNGTANWATAAAIAQLEQGIRSFQATGQGLVPYGDAGFEHGGDIPGHGSHEVGLDIDIWPIRTDNGQCTAGRITWQSATYDRAATRQLIQAIRAAAPGHIRWVFFNDPTLISEGLSTHEANHDNHLHVRYCEKVHPSSLYDC